From one Lycium ferocissimum isolate CSIRO_LF1 chromosome 5, AGI_CSIRO_Lferr_CH_V1, whole genome shotgun sequence genomic stretch:
- the LOC132056006 gene encoding D-3-phosphoglycerate dehydrogenase 3, chloroplastic-like has protein sequence MSASASSTMLLSSKPSRASRASLSWKNHLSSTSAFNISSISLRHRRYPRFIVLSMDAKPTVLVAEKLGEAGLKLLKEFANVDCSYNLSPEELCTKISLCDALVVRSGTKVSREIFESSGGRLKVVGRAGVGIDNVDLAAATEHGCLVVNAPTANTVAAAEHGIALLTAMARNVAQADASIKAGKWLRNKYVGVSLVGKTLAVMGFGKVGSEVARRAKGLGMHVIAHDPYAPADRARAIGVELVSFDEALASADFISLHMPLTPATKKILNDETFAKMKKGVRIVNVARGGVIDEDALVRALDAGIVAQAALDVFTVEPPPKDSKLIQHENVTATPHLGASTTEAQEGVAIEVAEAVVGALKGELSATAVNAPMLPAEVLSELKPFVVLAEKLGRLAVQLVAGGSGVKSVKVSYGSARAPDDLDTRLLRAMIIKGVIEPISSVFINLVNADFTAKQRGLQISEERILLDGSPESPVEFIQVQIANVESKFASAISDSGEIRVEGRVKDGVPHLTKVGSFEVDVSLEGSIILCSQVDQPGMIGKVGSVLGEENVNVSFMTVGRIAPRKQAVMAIGVDEQPSKESLKRIGEIPAIQEFVYLGL, from the exons ATGTCAGCTTCCGCTTCCTCAACTATGCTTCTATCTTCAAAACCCTCACGCGCTTCACGCGCCTCACTCTCATGGAAAAACCACCTCTCTTCCACCTCAGCCTTTAACATCTCCAGTATCTCCCTCCGTCACCGTCGCTACCCCCGTTTCATCGTTCTCTCAATGGACGCTAAACCTACAGTTCTCGTCGCTGAAAAACTAGGCGAAGCAGGGCTAAAACTCTTAAAAGAATTCGCTAACGTTGATTGCTCATACAACTTAAGTCCTGAAGAACTATGCACTAAGATCTCACTTTGTGATGCGCTTGTTGTGAGGAGTGGAACAAAAGTGAGCCGTGAGATCTTTGAATCTTCAGGTGGACGGTTGAAAGTTGTTGGACGTGCTGGTGTTGGCATTGATAATGTTGATCTTGCGGCTGCAACGGAACATGGATGTCTTGTTGTTAATGCGCCTACAGCTAATACTGTTGCAGCTGCGGAGCATGGGATTGCTCTTCTTACTGCTATGGCTAGGAATGTTGCTCAAGCTGATGCTTCCATTAAAGCTG GGAAATGGCTGAGGAACAAATATGTTGGTGTCTCCCTAGTAGGCAAAACACTTGCTGTGATGGGTTTTGGGAAGGTTGGATCAGAAGTTGCAAGGCGAGCTAAGGGGCTTGGCATGCATGTCATTGCTCATGACCCATATGCCCCTGCTGACCGTGCACGTGCTATTGGCGTGGAGCTTGTAAGCTTTGATGAAGCCCTTGCTTCTGCAGATTTCATCTCACTTCACATGCCGCTCACCCCTGCTACAAAGAAGATCCTGAATGATGAAACTTTTGCAAAGATGAAAAAGGGTGTACGGATTGTGAATGTTGCTCGTGGGGGTGTGATTGATGAAGACGCTTTGGTGAGGGCACTTGATGCAGGCATTGTGGCACAG GCAGCACTTGATGTTTTCACTGTGGAGCCACCACCAAAGGATAGCAAGTTGATTCAACATGAGAATGTGACTGCAACTCCACATCTTGGTGCTAGTACTACAGAGGCTCAG GAAGGTGTGGCAATTGAGGTCGCTGAAGCGGTTGTTGGCGCTTTGAAGGGGGAGCTCTCAGCTACTGCTGTCAATGCACCTATGCTTCCTGCTGAG GTGCTATCAGAGCTGAAGCCTTTTGTCGTACTTGCTGAAAAACTTGGTAGACTTGCTGTCCAGCTAGTTGCTGGTGGAAGTGGTGTGAAATCAGTGAAAGTATCATATGGTTCAGCTAGAGCACCTGATGATCTTGATACAAGATTGCTTCGTGCCATGATAATTAAAGGCGTGATTGAGCCTATTTCCAGTGTTTTCATTAACTTGGTTAATGCAGATTTCACTGCTAAACAAAGGGGACTACAGATATCTGAAGAACGAATTCTCCTAGATGGTTCACCAGAAAGTCCAGTTGAGTTCATTCAGGTTCAGATTGCCAATGTGGAATCTAAGTTTGCCAGCGCCATTTCTGATTCAGGAGAGATTAGAGTGGAGGGTAGAGTTAAGGATGGAGTCCCTCATTTGACAAAGGTCGGATCTTTTGAAGTGGATGTTAGCTTGGAAGGCAGTATCATTCTTTGCAGCCAGGTTGATCAGCCAGGAATGATTGGAAAAGTGGGTAGCGTCTTGGGTGAGGAGAATGTGAATGTCAGTTTCATGACTGTTGGAAGGATTGCTCCTAGAAAGCAAGCTGTTATGGCTATTGGGGTGGATGAACAACCCAGCAAGGAGTCACTGAAGAGGATTGGGGAAATTCCTGCCATCCAGGAGTTTGTTTATCTTGGATTATAG
- the LOC132056007 gene encoding quinolinate synthase, chloroplastic gives MDAATLSMKSSSFFSKTPSPFSNSKSIPTVFTLPSTLKPLVKCTQSSFPSNPDSSKKPSINSTTFTCSAVTSFPSQSHPHAPSNVSSSSSKLKLLISEFQALVEPIDRVKRLLHYAALLPPMSASVKTTSNRVPGCTAQVWLHVSLDEEGKMRFLADSDSEITKGFCACLVWLLDGAGPDEVLALKTEDLNTLNVVGLNGKGGSASRVNTWHNVLVSMQKRTRALVAECEGKPRSELFPSLVVTADGIQPKGSYAEAQARFLFPDDSRVQELVSVLKEKKIGVVAHFYMDPEVQGVLTAAQKFWPHIHISDSLVMADSAVNMAKSGCQFISVLGVDFMSENVRAILDQAGFPEVGVYRMSDERIDCSLAQAASSPSYMDYLTAASISSPSLHVVYINTSLETKAYSHELVPTITCTSSNVVQTILQAFAEVPDLKVWYGPDTYMGSNIVELFSQMTMMTDEEISEIHPLHNRTSIKSLLPRLHYFQDGTCIVHHLFGHEVVGKINEMYSDAFLTAHFEVPGEMFSLAMEAKKRSMGVVGSTSNILDFIKLRVQEALNRNIDEHLQFVLGTESGMITSIVAAVRKLLGSADPSSGGAKVSVEIVFPVSSESVTTTSAISSVDQTFGEMRDALKVNVIPGVASGEGCSLHGGCASCPYMKMNSLSSLLRVCHSLPHNKAELSAYEAARFSLQTPKGKQIADIGCEPILHMRHFQATKRLPEQLINQILQPCDNGRSSSQN, from the exons ATGGATGCCGCAACTTTATCCATGaaatcttcttccttcttttccaAAACCCCATCTCCATTTTCTAATTCTAAATCCATTCCGACTGTCTTTACATTGCCTTCTACCCTTAAACCCCTCGTGAAATGCACACAATCTTCATTCCCATCAAACCCTGATTCCTCCAAAAAGCCCTCAATAAATTCAACCACCTTTACATGTTCAGCCGTGACTTCATTTCCTTCCCAATCTCACCCCCACGCTCCTTCAAACGTTTCTTCTTCAAGCAGCAAGCTCAAACTTCTGATCTCAGAATTCCAGGCCCTCGTCGAACCAATCGATCGCGTGAAACGCCTATTGCACTACGCCGCACTCCTCCCTCCTATGAGCGCGTCCGTTAAAACAACTTCAAATCGCGTGCCCGGTTGCACTGCCCAG GTATGGCTGCATGTGAGTTTAGATGAGGAGggtaaaatgagatttttggcTGACAGTGATTCGGAGATAACTAAAGGGTTTTGCGCGTGTTTGGTTTGGTTGCTTGATGGGGCTGGTCCTGATGAGGTGTTAGCGTTGAAAACAGAGGACTTGAATACTTTGAATGTTGTGGGGTTGAACGGGAAAGGAGGATCTGCATCTAGGGTGAATACTTGGCACAATGTGTTGGTCAGCATGCAGAAAAGAACAAGGGCTTTGGTGGCAGAGTGCGAAGGAAAGCCGCGAAGCGAGCTGTTCCCATCTCTAGTAGTGACTGCTGATGGTATCCAACCCAAAGGGAGCTATGCTGAAGCCCAG GCGAGGTTCTTGTTTCCTGATGACTCAAGGGTCCAAGAACTTGTCAGTGTtctaaaagagaagaaaattggtGTTGTTGCTCATTTTTACATGGACCCTGAGGTGCAAGGTGTTCTAACTGCAGCACAGAAGTTTTGgcctcatatacatatatctgaTTCTTTGGTCATGGCAGATTCAGCTGTAAATATGGCAAAATCTGGATGTCAATTTATATCTGTATTAGGTGTAGATTTCATGTCAGAGAACGTGCGAGCTATTCTTGATCAAGCTGGATTTCCAGAG GTTGGAGTTTATCGGATGTCAGATGAACGCATTGATTGCTCTTTGGCTCAAGCTGCATCCAGTCCATCATACATGGATTATCTTACAGCAGCTTCAATTTCTTCTCCATCTCTGCATGTTGTCTACATAAATACTTCTCTGGAGACAAAAGCATATTCCCATGAGCTTGTTCCAACTATAACATGTACTTCCTCTAATGTTGTGCAAACTATTCTGCAG GCATTTGCTGAAGTACCTGACTTGAAGGTGTGGTATGGTCCTGATACCTACATGGGTTCAAATATTGTGGAGCTTTTTAGCCAAATGACCATGATGACTGATGAAGAAATTTCTGAGATACATCCTTTACACAACAGAACCTCCATTAAATCCTTACTTCCCCGACTGCATTATTTTCAG GATGGGACATGCATTGTTCATCACCTCTTTGGTCATGAAGTTGTTGGGAAGATAAATGAAATGTATTCTGATGCATTCCTTACAGCGCACTTTGAAGTTCCCGGTGAAATGTTTTCGCTAGCAATGGAAGCTAAAAAAAGGAGCATGGGAGTAGTAGGTTCTACCTCGAACATACTAGATTTTATCAAACTAAGGGTACAAGAGGCCTTGAATAGAAACATAGATGAACATCTTCAGTTTGTTTTAGGAACGGAATCAGGAATGATTACTTCAATAGTTGCAGCAGTCCGTAAATTACTAGGTTCTGCCGACCCCTCTTCTGGGGGAGCAAAAGTTAGTGTTGAGATTGTCTTTCCTGTCTCATCGGAATCAGTGACAACAACATCTGCAATTTCGTCTGTGGACCAAACTTTTGGTGAAATGAGGGATGCATTGAAGGTCAATGTTATACCTGGAGTTGCAAGTGGAGAGGGGTGTTCTCTTCACGGTGGATGTGCCTCCTGTCCATATATGAAG ATGAACTCTCTTAGCTCGTTGCTCAGAGTTTGCCACAGCTTGCCCCATAACAAAGCTGAACTTTCAGCTTATGAGGCAGCACGTTTCAGTTTGCAAACCCCAAAGGGAAAACAAATTGCGGATATTGGTTGTGAGCCGATTCTGCACATGAGACACTTCCAG GCAACAAAAAGATTACCAGAGCAGCTTATCAATCAAATACTCCAACCTTGTGATAATGGACGATCGAGCTCGCAGAATTAA